In Chitinivibrionales bacterium, the following proteins share a genomic window:
- a CDS encoding GGDEF domain-containing protein, protein MPLQLSIAEIVLHSTVASILLGWTSYFGLYLMASVVIVFNSYSLKLAMKILEVIFISACFISLFIATGKGFLVIPVASPVLGGIGIFNVVTVVFSLAFLSLFTVKENDRLKKKLEEISELDELTGTYNRRFFNKYLDIEIKRNASHIKYRSPQDVNFGLAMLDLDDFKQINDTYGHLEGDTVLSEVAKIIKSALFERDILCRYGGEEFVILFTATPREGAIFAVDKIRKLIADHQVYLDKASSVHITVSIGFASFNEASDIYKLLALADQRLYKAKSEGKNRVVIS, encoded by the coding sequence ATGCCGCTGCAGCTTTCGATAGCGGAGATCGTTCTCCATTCCACGGTCGCATCCATTCTTTTAGGCTGGACCAGTTATTTCGGCCTTTATCTCATGGCTTCCGTGGTGATAGTATTCAATTCCTATTCCCTTAAATTGGCGATGAAAATTCTTGAGGTGATATTCATTTCCGCTTGTTTCATTTCCCTGTTTATTGCAACCGGCAAGGGATTTTTAGTTATTCCGGTTGCTTCCCCCGTTCTCGGCGGCATCGGAATATTCAACGTGGTGACTGTTGTATTTTCGCTTGCCTTTTTATCACTCTTCACCGTCAAGGAAAACGACCGGTTGAAGAAAAAGCTGGAGGAAATTTCAGAGCTCGACGAACTGACCGGTACCTACAACCGGAGATTCTTCAACAAATACCTCGACATTGAAATCAAGCGCAACGCGAGCCACATCAAATACCGGTCTCCGCAAGATGTGAATTTCGGCCTCGCGATGCTCGATCTGGACGATTTCAAGCAAATCAATGATACCTACGGGCACCTGGAAGGAGATACGGTCCTTTCGGAAGTGGCTAAAATTATAAAATCAGCGCTCTTTGAGAGGGACATCCTGTGCCGTTACGGCGGAGAGGAATTCGTCATCCTCTTTACCGCGACACCTCGTGAGGGCGCTATTTTTGCAGTTGATAAAATCCGAAAACTTATTGCAGACCACCAGGTGTATCTTGACAAGGCAAGCTCGGTCCACATTACGGTCAGCATCGGTTTTGCCAGTTTTAATGAGGCATCCGACATCTACAAACTATTGGCGCTCGCGGACCAACGGTTGTATAAAGCAAAAAGTGAAGGAAAAAACAGGGTGGTCATCAGTTGA
- a CDS encoding electron transfer flavoprotein subunit alpha, translating to MGITVDIEKCIGCSLCVRACSQSAITVTGKKAVIDLAKCNLCAACVEACKKYRAITITKEVSARAASTADYKNVAVFIEQRDGAVAGVSYEMLGEGRKLADRLGEKLVAVLLGSGMSKQAEDLVKFGADKVVYYDSEKLKNFQDDGYGQLVAEFIGNEKPSIVLAGATAIGRSFVPKVAARVWGGLTADCTKLEIDTEKRLLLGTRPAFGGNLMATIICPHHRPQIATVRHKVMKQAQKNDGRTGEVVVNTVDDACLCIRTKIVNVVKEVESTKNIAEADIIVSGGRGMQDPKNLALLKELAEVLGGAVGASRAAVDAGWIPYAHQVGQTGKTVCPKLYIACGISGSVQHMAGMQSSEYIIAINKDPGADIFQIANLGIVGDALEILPQLTKAFKDQLGK from the coding sequence ATCGGGTGCTCGTTGTGCGTGCGCGCATGCAGCCAGAGTGCAATAACCGTCACCGGCAAAAAAGCGGTGATTGACCTTGCGAAATGCAACCTCTGCGCGGCCTGCGTCGAAGCGTGCAAGAAATACCGGGCGATCACCATCACCAAAGAAGTGTCCGCGCGTGCGGCCAGCACCGCCGATTATAAAAACGTCGCGGTGTTTATCGAGCAGCGCGATGGCGCGGTGGCGGGCGTATCTTACGAGATGCTCGGTGAGGGAAGAAAGCTCGCGGACCGGCTCGGAGAAAAGCTCGTTGCCGTGCTCCTGGGTTCCGGCATGAGCAAGCAGGCTGAAGACCTTGTTAAATTCGGCGCGGACAAGGTGGTGTATTACGACAGCGAAAAGCTGAAGAACTTTCAGGACGACGGCTACGGCCAGCTTGTCGCAGAATTCATCGGCAATGAGAAACCAAGCATCGTGCTTGCCGGTGCGACGGCCATCGGCAGATCGTTCGTTCCCAAGGTCGCGGCGCGCGTATGGGGCGGTCTCACCGCCGATTGCACAAAGCTTGAAATAGACACCGAAAAACGCCTGCTGCTCGGAACCCGGCCCGCGTTCGGCGGCAACCTCATGGCAACCATCATCTGCCCGCATCACCGGCCGCAGATAGCCACCGTGCGCCACAAGGTGATGAAACAGGCGCAGAAAAACGACGGACGCACCGGCGAGGTGGTCGTCAATACCGTCGACGACGCGTGTCTCTGCATCAGGACAAAAATCGTCAATGTCGTCAAGGAAGTTGAATCAACGAAGAACATCGCCGAGGCGGACATCATCGTGTCGGGCGGCCGCGGCATGCAGGACCCGAAAAACCTGGCGCTGCTCAAGGAGCTCGCCGAGGTGCTCGGCGGGGCGGTCGGCGCGAGCCGCGCCGCGGTGGACGCGGGATGGATCCCCTACGCACACCAGGTGGGACAGACCGGAAAGACCGTGTGCCCCAAGCTGTACATCGCCTGCGGCATATCGGGATCGGTTCAACACATGGCGGGGATGCAGTCGTCGGAATACATCATTGCGATCAACAAGGACCCCGGCGCAGATATTTTCCAGATAGCGAACCTCGGCATTGTCGGCGACGCGCTGGAGATCCTGCCGCAATTGACAAAGGCGTTTAAAGATCAACTGGGCAAATAA
- the hisG gene encoding ATP phosphoribosyltransferase has translation MKLSLGLPKGSLQKPTIELFQKADIHIRADERSYFPTSDDPELDLILMRPQEIPRYVEQGILDAGITGLDWTVENNAKVVRVCELEYSKSSRQRCAWVLAVSENSPFRKPSDLRGKRIATELVATTKRYFKNRKIPVDVEFSWGATEVKPPRLVDAIVDLTETGSSLRANRLRIIDTLLETCTLLIANRTAWENEQKRRKLENITILLQGTLNAENYAGLKCNVKKNDLARVLKVLPALHNPTVSTLSDQKWCAVETIIRVGEIKRIIPLLKRAGASGIVEYPVNKVIL, from the coding sequence ATGAAACTCTCTCTGGGCCTTCCCAAAGGCAGCCTTCAGAAACCGACCATCGAACTGTTCCAGAAGGCCGACATCCACATCCGCGCGGATGAGCGCTCGTATTTTCCCACGTCCGACGATCCCGAACTCGACCTGATTCTGATGCGGCCGCAGGAGATCCCGCGCTACGTGGAGCAGGGCATCCTCGACGCGGGCATCACCGGCCTCGACTGGACAGTTGAGAACAACGCCAAGGTCGTGCGCGTGTGCGAGCTCGAATACAGCAAATCGTCGCGCCAGCGGTGCGCATGGGTACTTGCGGTTTCGGAAAATTCACCGTTCAGGAAGCCTTCCGACCTCCGGGGAAAGCGCATCGCCACGGAGCTGGTGGCCACGACCAAACGGTATTTCAAAAACAGGAAAATTCCCGTTGACGTGGAATTTTCCTGGGGCGCGACCGAGGTGAAGCCGCCGCGGCTCGTGGACGCGATCGTTGACCTAACGGAAACAGGCTCGTCGCTTCGCGCGAACCGTCTCCGCATCATCGATACGCTGCTGGAAACCTGCACCCTGCTGATTGCAAACAGGACCGCGTGGGAAAACGAGCAGAAACGCCGCAAACTGGAAAACATCACTATCCTGTTGCAGGGCACGCTCAATGCGGAAAATTACGCAGGGCTCAAATGCAACGTGAAGAAAAACGACCTTGCCCGCGTGCTCAAGGTGCTTCCGGCGCTGCACAACCCCACTGTTTCCACCCTGTCCGACCAGAAATGGTGCGCTGTGGAGACCATAATCCGCGTCGGCGAGATTAAACGGATCATTCCCCTCTTAAAGAGAGCCGGGGCGTCGGGGATTGTGGAGTATCCGGTGAACAAGGTGATTTTATAA